The proteins below come from a single Plasmodium sp. gorilla clade G2 genome assembly, chromosome: 13 genomic window:
- a CDS encoding methyltransferase-like protein, putative: protein MKNSEHVRINFNYIYSNKEIRNDVYLPSSDTFTFIEALEDEVDNISQNINVIMEMGSGSGYLILSLYEMLLNRNKKVDMLYCVDINKKACECIRNLTYENNIFNVEIIRNNLFNNMRRCELFDIVLFNPPYVITGPDEMNKTDLTASYAGGKYGREIIMKFLLDIHNYLSNKGVIYLLLEKSNIPEEILNHEYVKNIYIYEEIKKKKTLNETIFIYKLMKKK, encoded by the exons atgaaaaattctGAACACGTCagaattaattttaattatatatattcaaataaggAAATTAGAAATGACGTATATCTACCAAGCAGTGAtacatttacatttattGAAGCTTTAGAAGATGAAGTTGATAATATTTCACAAAATATTAATGTCATCATGGAAATGgg gAGTGGTAGTGGATATCTAATTCTGTCTTTATATGAAATGCTActaaatagaaataaaaaagttgATATGCTTTATTGTGTAGACATTAATAAGAAGGCTTGTGAATGTATAAGAAACTTAACATATGAGAATAACATATTTAATGTTGAAATAATtagaaataatttatttaataatatgagaAGATGCGAACTTTTtgatattgttttatttaatcCACCATATGTTATAACAGGACCAGATGAAATGAATAAAACAGATTTGACTGCATCATATGCAGGTGGTAAATATGGAAGAGAAATTATCATGAAATTTTTATTAGACATTCATAATTATCTTAGTAATAAAggtgttatatatttattactagAGAAAAGTAATATACCTGAAGAAATTTTAAATCatgaatatgtaaaaaatatatatatatacgaggaaattaaaaaaaaaaaaactttaaacgaaacaatatttatttataaactaatgaagaaaaaataa